A stretch of the Paramormyrops kingsleyae isolate MSU_618 chromosome 16, PKINGS_0.4, whole genome shotgun sequence genome encodes the following:
- the ctdsp1 gene encoding carboxy-terminal domain RNA polymerase II polypeptide A small phosphatase 1 → MDHTSSSVITQVSRDEEVNTPLREKGAPAHVTSSTKKPRSRGIFHSLFCCLCTDDADQLPVNNNAPVLVEENGTVSKVPAKPLLPQIKSKDVGKICVVIDLDETLVHSSFKPVNNADFIIPVEIDGTVHQVYVLKRPHVDEFLKRMGELFECVLFTASLAKYADPVSDLLDKWGAFRCRLFRESCVFHRGNYVKDLSRLGRDLNKVIIVDNSPASYIFHPDNAVPVASWFDDTSDTELLDLIPFFERLSKVDDVYTVLKQQRTIS, encoded by the exons ATGGACCACACGTCCTCATCAGTAATCACGCAAGTTAGCAGAGATGAGGAGGTGAATACTCCATTGCGAGAAAAGG GTGCCCCAGCACATGTGACCTCCAGCACCAAGAAACCTCGGAGCCGGGGCATTTTCCATAGTCTGTTTTGCTGTCTCTGTACTGACGATGCAGACCAGCTCCCTGTCAATAACAATGCCCCCGTCCTAGTGGAGGAGAACGGAACGGTCTCAAAG GTCCCAGCAAAGCCATTGCTGCCTCAGATAAAGTCTAAAGATGTGGGGAAAATCTGTGTGGTCATTGACCTGGATGAAACACTAGTGCACAGTTCATTCAAG CCAGTGAACAATGCTGATTTTATCATTCCAGTGGAAATTGATGGAACTGTTCATCAG GTGTATGTGTTGAAGCGACCCCATGTGGATGAGTTTCTTAAACGAATGGGAGAATTGTTTGAATGTGTGCTGTTCACTGCAAGTCTAGCTAAG TATGCAGATCCAGTGTCCGATCTGTTGGATAAATGGGGAGCCTTTCGGTGCCGGCTCTTCCGGGAGTCGTGTGTCTTTCACCGTGGAAACTACGTCAAGGATCTCAGCCGCTTAGGCAGGGACCTCAACAAAGTCATCATTGTGGACAACTCTCCAGCCTCCTACATCTTCCACCCAGACAATGCT GTACCTGTAGCGTCCTGGTTTGATGACACGTCCGACACAGAGCTGCTCGATCTAATCCCATTCTTCGAGAGACTGAGTAAAGTGGACGACGTGTACACAGTTCTTAAGCAGCAGAGGACTATAAGCTAA